One window from the genome of Cyclobacterium amurskyense encodes:
- a CDS encoding RagB/SusD family nutrient uptake outer membrane protein — protein sequence MKKIKFNFVFLSLLILGFQACDESSILEEVPLDFASPENSFVTYSDFNSAVYALYDQTREILSNGEHRPLDYIYGTDLGYNGANQLNARFGSYLATLLPTSVVAEFHWQNYYKVISGANIILSRLENSTMTEGEKTSVEAKAKLFRGLSYRNLAHLYGGVPLELEEVSSPKTDYVRASRDEVYLQAASDLEFASANLPGISEVQDGEINNLAAYHILAEVYVSLNKWSEAIQASSMVIDDPNTALMNERFGSLSNAPGDVYWDLFRRYNQNRGVGNTEGIWVWQYEVDIPGGVISSSSKVGPQLERDHSPRPWSFIVRDPSGVSPFLPLGVSDYTGGRGIGRFRGTNHFNYGVWEYDWNDMRNSEYNFVRDVLFNNPASEWYGQKISDHEDLFRQSLDDTIRYFYPYQSKVTTPGQHPAELYVDPELKTLNSSTAGTTYSDQYHIRLAETYLLRAEAYLGNNQLTEAANDINVVRLRANAKLVSPSEVDIDYILDERMRELGVEEKRRLTLNRLEMLYERTNKYCDGRPDVTNHGVDVQPYHNLFPIPYTEIERNIGAVLTQNPGYDAD from the coding sequence ATGAAAAAAATAAAATTTAATTTCGTTTTCTTGAGCTTGTTGATTTTAGGATTTCAAGCTTGTGATGAATCTAGTATCCTTGAAGAGGTGCCATTGGACTTTGCAAGTCCTGAAAACTCTTTCGTTACCTACTCTGATTTTAATTCGGCAGTGTATGCCCTATATGATCAGACCAGAGAAATTCTTTCTAACGGAGAACACCGTCCATTGGATTATATATATGGTACAGATTTGGGATACAATGGAGCCAATCAACTTAATGCAAGATTTGGTTCTTATTTAGCTACCCTATTGCCAACCAGTGTTGTAGCTGAATTTCATTGGCAAAATTATTATAAGGTGATTTCAGGAGCCAATATTATTCTAAGTAGGCTTGAAAACTCAACTATGACGGAAGGGGAGAAAACTTCTGTTGAAGCCAAGGCCAAACTCTTTAGAGGTTTGTCTTATAGGAATTTAGCGCATTTATATGGAGGAGTGCCATTGGAGTTAGAAGAGGTTAGTTCCCCCAAAACAGACTATGTAAGAGCTAGCAGAGATGAGGTTTACCTACAAGCAGCAAGTGATTTGGAATTTGCGTCAGCCAACCTTCCAGGAATTTCGGAGGTTCAGGATGGTGAAATTAATAATTTGGCCGCCTACCATATTTTAGCTGAGGTATATGTTTCTCTGAATAAATGGTCAGAGGCCATTCAAGCTTCTTCTATGGTCATAGATGACCCAAATACAGCCCTAATGAACGAAAGATTTGGCTCACTTTCCAATGCACCTGGTGATGTATATTGGGATTTGTTTAGAAGGTACAATCAAAATCGAGGAGTAGGAAATACTGAGGGAATTTGGGTTTGGCAATATGAAGTAGATATACCGGGAGGAGTGATTTCCTCTTCATCAAAAGTAGGACCTCAATTGGAAAGAGACCACTCTCCGCGGCCTTGGAGTTTTATTGTTAGAGATCCATCTGGAGTGTCACCATTTTTACCTCTAGGGGTATCAGACTATACTGGTGGCCGAGGTATAGGAAGGTTTAGAGGTACCAACCACTTTAATTATGGCGTATGGGAATACGATTGGAATGACATGCGAAATTCTGAATACAATTTTGTAAGGGATGTGCTGTTTAACAATCCAGCATCTGAATGGTATGGGCAAAAAATATCCGATCACGAAGATTTATTCCGTCAAAGTCTCGACGATACTATTAGGTATTTCTATCCTTATCAATCGAAAGTTACCACCCCAGGACAACATCCCGCAGAATTGTATGTGGATCCTGAATTAAAAACCTTAAATTCATCCACCGCTGGCACTACCTATAGTGATCAATACCATATTCGCCTTGCGGAAACCTATTTATTGCGTGCAGAAGCCTATTTGGGAAATAATCAATTGACGGAAGCGGCCAATGATATTAATGTGGTCAGATTGCGTGCCAATGCCAAATTGGTTTCTCCCTCAGAAGTGGACATTGATTATATTTTGGATGAAAGGATGAGAGAACTTGGTGTAGAGGAAAAACGTCGGCTTACTCTAAATCGATTGGAAATGTTGTATGAACGTACCAATAAATATTGCGATGGGCGACCAGATGTGACGAATCATGGTGTAGATGTACAACCTTATCATAATCTTTTCCCTATTCCTTATACAGAGATAGAAAGAAATATAGGAGCAGTATTAACGCAAAACCCTGGATATGATGCAGATTAA
- a CDS encoding SusC/RagA family TonB-linked outer membrane protein has protein sequence MNNIFRLFALTFILQSFSIDCLLASPEHEFLKPINYKSKDVNALSHLKYNEDNPFSSEAIKVTITGVVTDENGDPMPGATITIANSTQGTVSDIDGNFSIDVAEGETLLISFIGYTTKSILVGNQSQLTIAMELDDTSLEEVVVVGYGTQKKRDVTGSVVRADIEAFRESPNVNIAQSLQGSVPGLNVGQVNRAGASPSISVRGRTTLSGNQSVLIVVDGIIFTGSMSDLNPADIASIDVLKDASSMAIFGAQAANGVIMITTKGGKMEQKPIFNYTGTVTTQSPTNRPKLLDRDGFLQKVRDQDWPQSYLAPDYTQPNPDYNVAALFEPAIYAGFENGTNFDWWDAATQTGLINNHNLSVRGASEATSYFISTGYTKQDGFIMNDQYERITARINLDHQILDWFRFGVQTFGSFADNSGEIPALSQITTMPPLVTPYDEDGNIILNPDGAIRANPFLSPLSNDFDKRNNLFANVYMDIEIPFIEGLKYRVNFGNNYTWRRHYRSNVYGAGAAGEAFKRNYNAYDWTLDNILTYRKSFNNKHNLDLTMVVGRRELKYESTEANGTNYSNLSLGYNDLSLGQLQLINSSAWDESYIYQTIRANYDFSSKYMVTATVRRDGFSGFSKNNKFGIFPSLGLGWVISEEDFLKESVINYLKFRGSYGTNGNLTNRYSSLARVSIYPAYVFGNGGSTVFGQTVNSLSNSNLAWETTTGFNFGFDFSFLQDRFSGTLDYYQNTTNDLLYNINIPEVTGFSSIATNVGEIANRGIEFVLKGDIIEKGDFNWNASFNIASNRNRIVSLLGLDSDGDGNEDDLIGSGLFINESINSIYDYESAGIIQLGEEAPSGFFVGTHRIVDQNGDGVVDALDRVIIGREEPAYNFGLLNEFNYKNFTFRFFINSIQGGKNGYLGLNNPNFGQSDNARRNNLFVDYDYWTPANPDARYRGQDQVAGIEYQYYGDRSFVRLQDVSLSYRMNKALIVEKLGLQGVKIFVSGKNLATWTSWEGWDPETGSGLQPSGLPVMKGYSVGLDVSF, from the coding sequence ATGAATAATATATTCAGGTTATTTGCTTTAACCTTCATCCTTCAGAGCTTTAGCATTGACTGCTTGCTAGCAAGTCCTGAGCATGAGTTTTTGAAGCCAATTAATTATAAATCGAAGGATGTAAATGCCCTTAGCCACTTAAAGTATAATGAAGATAACCCATTTTCCTCAGAGGCCATTAAGGTAACCATTACGGGGGTGGTAACAGATGAGAATGGTGACCCCATGCCAGGAGCAACGATTACTATTGCCAATAGTACTCAGGGAACTGTTTCTGATATTGACGGAAATTTCTCCATTGATGTAGCGGAGGGAGAAACGCTTTTAATTTCGTTTATTGGTTATACTACCAAATCCATCCTAGTAGGAAATCAGTCACAACTGACAATAGCCATGGAGCTGGACGATACCTCCCTAGAGGAAGTGGTGGTTGTAGGATATGGAACCCAAAAGAAGCGTGATGTGACAGGGTCTGTGGTAAGGGCTGATATTGAAGCATTTAGGGAGTCTCCTAATGTTAATATTGCTCAATCCCTTCAAGGATCAGTTCCAGGATTGAATGTAGGGCAGGTTAATAGAGCTGGAGCAAGCCCATCTATTTCAGTACGTGGTAGAACGACACTTAGTGGGAATCAAAGTGTTTTGATTGTTGTAGATGGGATAATATTTACTGGTAGTATGTCGGATTTAAATCCAGCAGATATAGCCTCTATTGATGTATTGAAGGATGCCAGTAGTATGGCCATTTTTGGTGCACAAGCAGCAAATGGTGTGATAATGATTACTACCAAAGGGGGTAAAATGGAACAGAAACCTATTTTTAATTACACAGGTACAGTTACTACCCAAAGTCCAACCAATAGACCTAAATTATTGGATAGAGATGGATTTTTACAGAAGGTGAGAGATCAGGATTGGCCACAGTCTTATTTGGCTCCTGATTATACCCAACCTAATCCTGATTACAATGTTGCTGCTTTATTTGAGCCTGCAATATATGCTGGATTTGAGAATGGAACCAACTTTGATTGGTGGGATGCTGCAACCCAGACAGGGTTAATTAACAATCATAATTTAAGTGTAAGAGGAGCCTCTGAAGCCACTTCTTATTTCATTTCCACTGGATATACCAAACAGGATGGCTTTATTATGAATGACCAATATGAAAGGATAACTGCCAGGATCAATTTAGATCATCAAATATTGGATTGGTTTAGATTTGGCGTCCAGACCTTTGGCTCATTTGCAGATAACTCTGGTGAAATTCCTGCCTTAAGCCAAATTACTACCATGCCTCCATTGGTGACTCCATATGATGAGGATGGCAATATTATACTGAATCCTGATGGAGCCATTCGAGCCAACCCATTTTTGAGCCCTCTTTCCAATGATTTTGACAAACGGAATAACCTGTTTGCCAATGTTTACATGGACATAGAAATCCCTTTTATCGAAGGATTGAAATACCGGGTTAATTTTGGTAACAACTATACTTGGAGAAGACATTATAGAAGCAATGTATATGGTGCTGGAGCTGCTGGTGAAGCATTCAAAAGAAATTACAATGCTTATGACTGGACCCTTGATAATATTTTAACCTACCGCAAGAGTTTTAACAACAAGCACAACCTTGACCTTACCATGGTAGTAGGACGCAGGGAGTTAAAATATGAAAGCACTGAAGCAAATGGTACCAATTATTCCAATCTTAGTTTAGGATACAATGATTTAAGCTTAGGCCAGCTTCAGTTGATAAATTCAAGTGCTTGGGATGAAAGTTACATTTACCAAACCATTAGGGCTAATTATGATTTTAGTAGCAAATACATGGTTACGGCTACTGTTCGTAGAGATGGTTTTTCAGGATTTTCTAAAAACAATAAATTTGGAATTTTCCCCTCTTTAGGTCTTGGTTGGGTAATCAGCGAAGAGGATTTTCTGAAGGAATCTGTGATAAACTACCTTAAATTTAGAGGATCCTATGGAACCAATGGAAACCTAACCAACAGGTATTCCTCTTTAGCGAGAGTTTCCATATATCCTGCCTATGTTTTCGGAAATGGAGGGAGCACCGTTTTCGGACAAACTGTAAATAGCTTGTCAAATTCAAACCTTGCATGGGAAACCACTACAGGATTTAACTTTGGCTTTGACTTTTCATTTCTTCAAGACCGTTTTTCAGGAACTCTGGATTATTACCAAAACACTACCAATGATTTGCTTTACAATATTAATATTCCTGAAGTTACTGGTTTTTCAAGCATTGCAACGAATGTGGGAGAAATTGCGAATAGAGGAATTGAATTTGTGCTGAAAGGCGATATTATAGAAAAGGGTGATTTCAATTGGAATGCAAGTTTTAATATTGCCTCTAATAGAAACAGAATAGTTTCTTTACTTGGTCTTGATTCTGATGGAGATGGAAATGAGGATGATTTAATTGGTAGTGGATTATTTATTAATGAATCCATTAATTCAATTTACGATTATGAATCTGCAGGTATCATACAGTTGGGAGAAGAAGCGCCTTCAGGATTTTTTGTGGGTACCCATAGAATTGTAGATCAGAATGGTGACGGGGTAGTAGATGCTCTTGACCGTGTAATTATAGGTAGAGAAGAGCCTGCATACAATTTTGGTTTGCTCAATGAATTCAATTATAAAAACTTTACTTTCAGGTTTTTTATAAACTCAATTCAGGGAGGTAAAAATGGTTATCTAGGATTGAATAATCCAAATTTTGGCCAATCGGACAATGCGAGAAGAAACAATTTGTTTGTAGATTATGACTATTGGACTCCTGCTAATCCTGATGCCAGGTACAGAGGTCAGGATCAGGTTGCGGGTATTGAGTACCAGTATTATGGAGACAGAAGTTTTGTTAGACTTCAGGATGTTTCACTTTCGTATAGGATGAATAAAGCCTTAATTGTAGAGAAGTTGGGGCTTCAAGGAGTGAAGATTTTTGTGAGTGGAAAAAACTTAGCTACATGGACGAGTTGGGAAGGCTGGGATCCTGAAACTGGAAGTGGACTGCAACCGTCTGGATTACCAGTTATGAAGGGCTATTCTGTAGGGCTGGATGTTAGTTTTTAA